GTATTCGGCTATATCCTGACCTATTGCTATCCCTGTACCATTATATATCTCCTTGAAAAAATTCACATGACGAATAGTAATTTTTAAGCTCAAATATCCATTTCCGGAATTTGGGTTACCGCTATacaataattttcttaatagaATCCGGTTCTTCTCATCAAAGTTGAATGGTTTGATGCAGAAATGGGAATTTTGTTACAGCTTTTGAGTGCCTCATTAGTAGGAATCCAGccataagaaaatgaaaaatactaataatGGGGAAGTTTTAGTCAAAAAGCCTTAAATGGATTCTAGAAATCCTTCTTCAGCGATAAGATGGGGTCCTGGTAGGAGGTCACTCTCGATTAAAATCTCTCCCTTCCAATTAGAGTGTGATCTTCAAATTAGGGTGTGATCTAGATTCATGCTTTCCAGCTGGGTTGCTTTTCCGGTTCATTCTgtataataattgattcttCCATTACATTTAGGTCTCTTTAATCACAATTGCATAACAAAGACGTAATTATTCCGGTGGGTGTGTTGCAGATCGCAGAGATGATTTATGAAGTAGAATTGCACAGGACTCTGATAGCACGCCCTGTAAGAAGCTCAGATGGAAAACTACTGGTTTCCGGGAGGTATCTCTTAACACAGGTGCTGGAGATCTTGTCTCAAGAAAAGGCCAGCAATGAGCATGGTGTCTTTCTTGCAGTAAATAGCTTGAAGAACATTGACAAAGGCCAAGTTTTGGATGAATCAGGCTGTACGTCCTTCACTGTAACGGTTCAATGTCGCAGCTTCAAGCCTGAAGTGGGTGATGTTTTGCAGGGATTCGTTCATTACATATTTCAAGAAGGGGTGTTTTTGCAGACGGGGCCTGTGAGATATGGGTTTCTTCCATTTATGAAGATGCCTGGCTACTTGTATTTTCCTGCTGCTGAACAGGATCCATTTTTCTTGCAAGgcgaaacaaataaaaagataaagatgggTAGTGTGGTGCAGTTTGTGGTGCTTGGAGTGAGTTGGATAGAGGAAACGGCTCATGTTGTGAGGGAATTTGCGCTGGTTGCTGGCATAGATCGTGAAGGCCTGGGCCCAGTTTACCTTCCTGGAACCGCTGAAATCAACCAGTGAATTGAATCTTCTGCGTTTGCAGCCCCTGGaaaattttttcctgttttgatttttgttgaatttgctcATGCTGCTAATAAAACCTGAGAGGCTGCTTATCCTTTTCAATATGAACATTATTAAATTTCTTCAGAATATCATTCAGAATCTTTGTTTAGATGCAAGGTTTCTGAGTTTTGcacatacatttatatatattaaactggCCATGGTCTTGAAGGTAGTGATCATGAAGTCAACTTGAGTCAAAGCACTGAATCAACCCAGAGACTGTTGACGGTGATAATCCGAACCCCAGAACTCAGTGACATTGAtagaattgattaaaaaattttgagaagagaagaaaggacAAAAGGGTTACATTCTTGCTAAGAAACCCAAAAGAAAGATACATAGGAGAGTAGACATATAATCACTATAATAACATAAGtatatttatgtgaaaaatgtAATAGCAAAAAAATTACGGACAAAGAacagataaatttatattatgaattaagaagattacaaaatgaagaagaaattattttGTTCTCTCTATTCATAGTATAGGGTCCTCTCAACTCACACACTACATACATTTTAATGcaatctctatatatataaaacctaaATGACAAATATTTAACATGTATACTACAAGTCGATACTATAATGTTAATTTGTTGTATTTACTTGAGTATAATGAGAAGTTTACCTGTTAATTCATGtaatttttattggagagaCGAACCCCAAACTTCATATGAGTTTGACAGTGGGTTATGAAATTAACTTTAACAGTTAATCTATGAACTACCATCTAAAGATGGTTGTAAGACcataaaattaggtttttgtcTCTCCCCAATTGGTACAGAGTGGAAATTCTCCTAAATAAGCTAGAACGACAAGGAAGATCGAAAAAATTTCTTCCCCACCCCTCCCCTCCTTCCTCCACctcaagatttttcaatatcaaaatttcttcctgattttcctttttattttcttctttttaaagaTTTCCCCCTTTTGTTTACTTCTTATTAATTAGTATTCATAAGCTTAAATTCCTTACGAATGTCTTAGATTAAAATTACTTTtgtgatttgttttgtttttgggtcGATTTATCTAGGACAAGGATTGGACTATTCGTCTAGTCCTATTGTGGAGCTATTCCTATACCACCACATATCTAATTGAAAAATTCACgtcataaattcataatttttaaacttgaatatcTCTTTACAAAATTTGGGCCATCACTATACAATAAGTTGAATATCTCTTTGCATCAAACTTGAATGATTTGATGGGGAGAGGGGAATTTTTGTTACAGCTTTTGACAACTTCATTAGTAGGAATCCAGCAATAagataatgaataatattaataatgggAAGGTTTAAGTCAAAAAGCCTCAAATGGATTCTAGAAATCCTTCTTAAGAGATAAGATAGGATCCTGGTAGGTTGTCACTCTCAATGAGAAGCTCTTCTTCCCAATTAGCCTGTGATCTTCCTCTAAAAGATAGGCATGGAGCCCTGAAGCATTCTCGATCCTCTCTTATGAGGACATGAAATACATTTTGTTCAATTTAGTATCTTGTCACATCATGGGCATAGTTTTCTGAAGTGTACCTTAATTATAAGGTATTGGCCCTACTTAGATAGGAATGTCAACAAATACAGTAAAAGAacgtttggtttaggtaatgttttattaccaaaataaaaagagtaacttaaaaatagattacttagaagattactgggtataaatgattactatgtttgataaaatttgataagtataaataattattgtgtttagttaaaggtaataaaagattactagtaaattattttatttaaatatttttgaatataattatttttaaatattttttatattatttatcatattaattaaaaataaatttatttttatcttaaaaaattaataaataatatatttatttttatatctaaatacctaaggtgaatgtaaCATCcttccctagaagtactatccaccgaaggagaaatgctacaaattaatatccgaagcgtccattttttcttttaaaaatattttaaaatgaacgcatcactgaaagtatttagaaagtattataagaaaactgaaaatttggaagcgaacaaaagatgtatatacttatatgaaaaactcatctgaaagcatttgaaaacatggagtaatcatatacaactttACAATCATCCCAAAAAGATCCAAAAGCAgcaagaacatgcgactgtatgcatgtaatataaaccagagataatctgctccagctggatctacctacgctgatctgaccctgcctcgcagctacctcgatcacttgtacctgcaatcatgaaagaaaaggaagtgagtgataaaaacactcagtaaggggaaaaaattaagtaaattatctcatttcctgttctaactaactctcgggactcaacctcactcacAAGCCttataagaaatcgaggggataatctaattcattctttactatttgggtcatactttgtcccatctagtgtctatttgatattttctggaagctaactataggaaTTTGACACTTCACTataccatttctgaatctgaattgagctctactacgagcagaacctactaggggtctatgtcctactacggacgtgtcctactgcggacatgtcctactgcggacgtgtcctactgcggatgtgccctactgcggacggtgtagtgtaaagtgccccctcatagttcatagcatgcatgcgtgtcttatatcttactaatcttgcttccaactaaatctattcataattcACTAGACCAtattcttgggacgacccctgaatcttaagccccgaattccttttcttgtttttctttcttttcttcttctttttttctgtcctttctttcctttcctttcctttcctttcctttcctttcctttctttcttttccttgccaaaactgtgaaatattgttcacagccctgttcatttgacagggcagccttctgtttcatacaatttcacagtccaaacgatGTCTacttcatacaagctatatgtcattggaaagagaattcaaagagctttccaacaagctataataacactcataattcattagataaggcagtcaaaatgtgaaatgaaatcagtggcaaaaactaaCTCCTcggtttatttggtaaagcagcccttgtggttcatacaatatttaacagtccaaatgatccccaatttataCAAGTTATAGATCATCGAAAacagaattcaaagagctttccaaaacgctataatagcactcataattcgttagctaaggtagtcaaaacgtgagatgaaatcaatggcaaaaactctcctctgtttatttagtaaagcagtccttttggttcatacaatatttaatagtccaaatgatctataattcatacaagctatatatcaatggaaagaggattcaaagagatttccaaaaagatataatataactcataattcattagataagacagtcaaaacgtgggacgaattcagtggcaaaactgtaaatattatgcaactttctgtcataaacaaaatcacacacatagacatcccaaatagcaaaacaacatttctcaacttcaaaatcatcatttataacatagatccaaggaaccaacaacctaaaacatgcaatatatcaaTGTTGAtacccccttaccttgtttcaagtcaatctttgcaagttggctctcttctctttgttttgcttcctttatcaccaaaatcaccttaaatcaacaccaaaacatactaacatatttatataacatgcatccaatatatatatacataggtaaaggaaaaagaaagagatattttggttaccaaagctcccaaagtgcttcctcttattttccttccgTATTTATCTTCCAAAGCCCTCCCAAAATCACTCACTGTTCTTAAAAAAtgcagcaaagaaaggaagaagactgtcttcttctggaagagacgagagaatgatggaaaaagcaaAAGGTGAAGGTTTTCCTTTATTGACTTTTCTCTTCAAACATATATATCTACatactttttcaatatattattatatatatgtgtgtgtgtgtgtgtgtgtttatatatatatatatatatatatatatatatatatatataaacacacacatacaattggaaatatctctaaaCAGTGTCAAAAGACGTAATTGGCCCTAGAAcatacctaagggtattacagtgaatgtggtaatcagattaccacttattttacttgtcacgtcagtattggtaatagaagattactgtaatattttattactcacaaacaaaacaaaggaataaaagatatattaccaaggtaatatttaaaaacaacaaCTAAACGCCCCCTAAATTTACTGATAAAATCTTGTAACTTTAGTTTTAAGcgttaaattaaatattatgataatatatctttatatgattaaataattttaaattaaaaataaaataatatttaattatataataatatatcatcgttatatttaatttagtacttaaactatatttatataattaagtaaatatGTCAAAAGGGTTAAGTTGGCCTACAACAAAACCCAAACCCtcttttttgttaaaagtttAGCACAGCCCACTACCATGTCTATAGCTAGGCATGCAAAACTTTTTTCCTAAATGGGTTCCGAAATCtacagaaaaatattttcttttgaagaTTGGTAAGGGAAGTCGCATGGTCTAAGTTTTAATCACAAGTGGAATATGAGTAGCATAACACTCTATGCTAGCAATTTCTAATAGACTATTTTCCATTGGAACGATACAAAACGATAAATTTTTGTCGTTGAAGTTGAAAATcgttaatttttagaataatttcactagaaaaaacaaaaatactttttattatgaataatgctaacaaaattaaataattttgccTCCCAAGCTTGATAACATAACttttcaagataaaaaaataaatttcaaagtaGGCATTAACAAACATTCATTATCGGCAACTTTTAATTGCACTGGGCTAGTTTAATCCCGATCGAAAACACACCAATATGATACAATTCTTATTGGAATTGTACTGGTTTGATGCAATTCAATTAGGATAATAGCATGTTGGTACGATTCTAGAGATGATTTGATTCTAACTGAATCGCATTCAACCAATGTGATTCACAATAGAATTGCATCATTTTTGTGTAATCATGTAATAGCCCCAGAAAAatggttatttaaataaaaatctcttAATTTATTCTCCTAATTGGATTATTTGGTCCAAAGCCCACTTAACATGGGCCTTTTGGCCCACTTCAGCAATCCACGAAGCACTTATTTAGACCGGTTGAAGAAATATAGCTGTTGACTCAACTCACTCAAATCGCCCTTCCGCTCTACGCCCGCAGAAATGTCCGCCACAACAACCACCGACGGCGGCTTCCTCTCTCGAGTCAAGAAAACCACTCGCTCACTCGCCGCCACGCGTCGCCCTTGGGCTGACTTCCTAGACATCTCCGCATTCAATCTCCCCCTTTCCCTTTCCGACGCCACCATACGCATCACGCAAAACCTAACTCATTTTCGCGTTAATTACACTATAATCCTCTTATTAATCCTCTTCTTAAGCCTAATCTACCACCCCGTCTCACTAATCGTCTTTCTACTCTCGCTTGTCGCGTGGTTCTTCTTCTACTTCGCGCGCGACGACGCTTTGACGCTCTTCGGGTTCGTTGTCGACGACCGTATCGTGGTGGGTGTGCTTTTTGCGGCGACGGTAACGGGGTTGGTTTTGACGCATGTGTGGGTGAATGTGTTGGTTTCCACGTTGATTGGGGTTGCTTTGGTGATTCTACATGCGGGGTTGAGGAGTACGGACGATCTTGTGATGGATGACCAAGAATCACCATATGGTGTTTTGCTTGATGATCTTGACGATAGCCCACATGGTGCTTATACTggtttttaattcttttaaatttttgc
Above is a genomic segment from Mangifera indica cultivar Alphonso chromosome 3, CATAS_Mindica_2.1, whole genome shotgun sequence containing:
- the LOC123210523 gene encoding PRA1 family protein D, producing the protein MSATTTTDGGFLSRVKKTTRSLAATRRPWADFLDISAFNLPLSLSDATIRITQNLTHFRVNYTIILLLILFLSLIYHPVSLIVFLLSLVAWFFFYFARDDALTLFGFVVDDRIVVGVLFAATVTGLVLTHVWVNVLVSTLIGVALVILHAGLRSTDDLVMDDQESPYGVLLDDLDDSPHGAYTGF
- the LOC123211026 gene encoding DNA-directed RNA polymerase V subunit 7-like isoform X2 produces the protein MKIAEMIYEVELHRTLIARPVRSSDGKLLVSGRYLLTQVLEILSQEKASNEHGVFLAVNSLKNIDKGQVLDESGCTSFTVTVQCRSFKPEVGDVLQGFVHYIFQEGVFLQTGPVRYGFLPFMKMPGYLYFPAAEQDPFFLQGETNKKIKMGSVVQFVVLGVSWIEETAHVVREFALVAGIDREGLGPVYLPGTAEINQ
- the LOC123211026 gene encoding DNA-directed RNA polymerase V subunit 7-like isoform X1; protein product: MLSSWVAFPVHSIAEMIYEVELHRTLIARPVRSSDGKLLVSGRYLLTQVLEILSQEKASNEHGVFLAVNSLKNIDKGQVLDESGCTSFTVTVQCRSFKPEVGDVLQGFVHYIFQEGVFLQTGPVRYGFLPFMKMPGYLYFPAAEQDPFFLQGETNKKIKMGSVVQFVVLGVSWIEETAHVVREFALVAGIDREGLGPVYLPGTAEINQ
- the LOC123211026 gene encoding DNA-directed RNA polymerase V subunit 7-like isoform X3, with amino-acid sequence MIYEVELHRTLIARPVRSSDGKLLVSGRYLLTQVLEILSQEKASNEHGVFLAVNSLKNIDKGQVLDESGCTSFTVTVQCRSFKPEVGDVLQGFVHYIFQEGVFLQTGPVRYGFLPFMKMPGYLYFPAAEQDPFFLQGETNKKIKMGSVVQFVVLGVSWIEETAHVVREFALVAGIDREGLGPVYLPGTAEINQ